From one Halobacteriovorax sp. GB3 genomic stretch:
- a CDS encoding GNAT family N-acetyltransferase, translated as MPPTLETKRLILRELHIDDAEDIFAYAKKKHISEYTLWEPHQTIKDSEDFISEYVQSSYEEGAPEPFAIVEKKSRRVIGTVGCFWVSKTNRHMELAYALNDEFWGQGLIVEAAQKVIDYCFSFFEVDRIQCRCKVQNIASFRVMEKLNFTYEGILRNAIYHRERSWDLKVTSLLLEEWKSTKKGPYIRRARIGDEEGIHQAHMKSIQQVNAKDYRPDQIEAWGNREFHSEKRKKAILNHHLWVVEQDNSIEGYALIFDSKKDSTVEIYGLYLTPEVLSKGLGSTLMDYMIDMSILLNKKKIKATSTLTAIGFYERMGFKRVGNIELSPINGADIEGQPMELIL; from the coding sequence ATGCCACCAACATTAGAAACAAAGAGATTAATTTTAAGAGAACTTCATATTGATGATGCTGAAGATATCTTTGCTTATGCAAAAAAGAAGCATATTTCTGAGTATACTCTTTGGGAACCACATCAAACGATAAAGGACAGTGAAGACTTTATCTCTGAATATGTTCAATCTTCTTATGAAGAAGGTGCGCCTGAACCATTCGCAATCGTAGAGAAAAAGTCGAGAAGAGTAATAGGAACTGTTGGTTGTTTTTGGGTTTCTAAAACCAATCGCCATATGGAATTGGCCTACGCTTTAAATGATGAGTTTTGGGGGCAAGGTCTAATTGTTGAAGCTGCACAAAAAGTCATCGATTATTGCTTTAGTTTTTTTGAAGTCGATAGAATTCAATGTCGATGCAAAGTTCAAAATATTGCATCTTTTCGTGTGATGGAAAAATTAAACTTCACCTATGAAGGAATTCTTCGAAATGCTATTTATCACAGAGAGCGTTCTTGGGATTTAAAAGTAACTTCTCTTCTTTTAGAAGAATGGAAGTCTACTAAAAAGGGTCCATACATTAGAAGAGCACGAATTGGAGATGAAGAAGGAATCCATCAAGCCCATATGAAATCCATTCAACAAGTTAATGCTAAAGACTATCGCCCTGATCAAATTGAAGCTTGGGGAAATAGAGAGTTTCATAGTGAAAAAAGAAAAAAGGCCATTTTGAATCATCATTTGTGGGTTGTTGAACAAGATAATTCAATTGAAGGTTACGCTCTTATTTTCGATTCAAAAAAAGATTCTACCGTTGAAATTTACGGATTATATCTAACTCCTGAAGTTTTATCTAAGGGATTAGGTTCAACATTAATGGATTATATGATTGATATGTCCATACTTCTTAATAAGAAAAAAATTAAAGCAACTTCAACTCTGACGGCCATTGGTTTCTACGAAAGAATGGGATTTAAGCGAGTCGGTAATATTGAACTAAGTCCAATAAATGGTGCTGATATTGAGGGGCAGCCGATGGAGTTGATTCTTTAA
- a CDS encoding cupin domain-containing protein codes for MDIKRKTEIQHKLPEGRTEEDYPYALSDKIFHTNQLFIYSEKVRPGTKASAPHIHSAIDEVAYITKGELYAYEGEKCVVLREGDSICFHAKSEEKHYLENRSNLDAEFFIIRRSTKKSDVHY; via the coding sequence ATGGATATTAAACGAAAAACGGAAATTCAGCACAAGTTACCTGAAGGGAGAACTGAGGAAGATTATCCATATGCACTATCGGATAAAATTTTTCATACGAATCAATTATTTATCTATTCAGAGAAAGTAAGGCCAGGCACTAAGGCCTCAGCTCCTCATATCCACTCGGCCATTGATGAAGTCGCTTATATTACAAAAGGTGAGTTGTACGCATATGAAGGCGAGAAGTGCGTTGTGCTAAGAGAAGGTGATAGTATTTGTTTTCATGCTAAATCCGAGGAAAAACACTATTTAGAAAATAGGTCAAATTTAGATGCTGAGTTTTTTATTATCAGGCGTTCGACAAAAAAAAGTGATGTTCATTATTAG
- the mtaB gene encoding tRNA (N(6)-L-threonylcarbamoyladenosine(37)-C(2))-methylthiotransferase MtaB: MTTETELTNESLKKVSFHTLGCRLNFSETGSIAQGFVDRGYKVVDFGESSDVTFINTCTVTDGADSTCRNLIRKAHKASPEGKIVVAGCYAQMDAPRIAQMQGVDLVLGTTEKYKVFDYLSEEGDDVIHIDKTHEFYGAATTSAEGHTRAFLKIQDGCNYVCSFCIIPFARGRSRAISVAEAVTNAKALLERGFKEIVLTGVNIGEYEANSGEKLTDLIKELLSLEGLERLRLSSVEPNTITDELLEVFKSSPKFMDHFHIPLQSGDDEILKNMRRKYDVSYYRDVINKIITAFPNAGIGADIICGFPGETEEQFQNTFKLLKELPITHFHVFPYSKRKNTTAAKMDNHIQHGPKKERVRALNMFGEAKLNMFAEDQVGSTSEVLFERKNKAGLWEGYTTNYVRVFVDSKDDLKNQIKEVYLKEFKENKLYGEIL; this comes from the coding sequence ATGACAACTGAAACAGAATTAACAAATGAATCATTGAAAAAAGTTAGCTTTCACACGCTTGGGTGTCGCCTGAATTTTTCAGAAACAGGATCAATCGCTCAAGGGTTTGTTGATCGTGGTTATAAAGTTGTTGATTTCGGTGAGAGTTCTGATGTTACTTTTATTAATACTTGTACGGTAACTGATGGTGCGGACTCTACTTGTCGTAACCTTATTCGTAAGGCGCATAAAGCAAGTCCTGAAGGAAAGATTGTCGTTGCTGGTTGTTACGCACAAATGGATGCTCCACGTATTGCTCAAATGCAAGGAGTTGATCTTGTATTAGGGACGACTGAAAAATATAAAGTTTTTGATTACCTTAGTGAAGAAGGTGATGATGTTATTCATATCGATAAGACTCACGAGTTTTACGGGGCCGCGACAACTTCTGCCGAAGGACATACGAGAGCTTTTTTAAAGATTCAAGATGGGTGTAACTATGTTTGCTCATTTTGCATTATTCCTTTTGCAAGAGGGCGCTCAAGGGCCATCAGTGTTGCAGAAGCAGTGACTAATGCAAAAGCACTTCTTGAAAGAGGCTTTAAAGAAATTGTTTTAACTGGTGTTAATATTGGTGAATATGAGGCCAATAGTGGTGAGAAGCTCACTGATCTTATCAAAGAACTTCTATCTCTTGAGGGTCTTGAAAGGCTACGACTCTCTTCAGTTGAACCAAATACGATTACAGATGAACTTTTAGAAGTATTTAAATCTTCTCCTAAATTTATGGATCATTTTCATATTCCACTTCAAAGTGGTGATGATGAGATTCTTAAGAATATGAGAAGAAAGTATGATGTTTCTTATTATAGAGATGTTATTAATAAAATCATTACAGCTTTTCCAAATGCTGGAATTGGTGCTGATATAATTTGTGGCTTCCCTGGTGAGACAGAGGAGCAGTTTCAAAATACGTTTAAGCTTTTAAAAGAGCTACCTATTACCCATTTTCACGTCTTTCCTTATTCAAAGAGAAAGAACACAACGGCTGCAAAAATGGATAACCACATCCAGCACGGACCAAAGAAAGAAAGAGTTCGTGCCTTGAATATGTTTGGTGAAGCTAAGCTTAATATGTTTGCTGAGGATCAGGTAGGTAGCACGAGTGAAGTTCTTTTTGAAAGAAAGAATAAGGCCGGTCTGTGGGAAGGTTATACGACAAATTATGTTCGCGTCTTTGTTGATAGCAAAGATGATCTAAAGAATCAGATTAAAGAAGTTTATTTAAAAGAGTTTAAAGAGAATAAACTCTATGGTGAAATTCTTTAA
- a CDS encoding adenylosuccinate synthase, which produces MQSLAIIGSQWGDEGKGKITDLLGAKCDVVVRYQGGNNAGHTIIVGDKKIVLHLIPSGVLHSHCTSVIGHGVVFDPEAFMVEMENVSNSGINLTSENLKISSNCSIITYYNKLLDGQREAKGPVKIGTTGKGIGPTYEDKISRKGIKLRDLFDLDILTTKLEANLIEKEALFKNLYRCDYPSAQEEAKRLYELGKKIKPFATDTFSFLDQSIRENKKLLYEGAQGVLLDIDYGSYPFVTSSNTSCGGIYTGAGLPGKSISEVLGITKAYTTRVGEGPFPTELFDDVGEFIQTKGGEFGATTGRKRRCGWLDLPLLKYTVKASNLTSIALTKVDVLSGMDTLKVCYAYEYEGETIDCAYPGIDLSKVKPLYKKMKCFSDDFKSDTLSKELEDYIKEVEQFIEIPVGIIAYGPERSEIKFRKDYF; this is translated from the coding sequence ATGCAATCGCTAGCAATTATTGGCTCCCAATGGGGAGATGAGGGAAAAGGCAAGATTACAGATCTACTTGGTGCAAAATGCGATGTTGTCGTACGCTATCAAGGCGGAAACAATGCTGGACACACTATTATTGTAGGCGACAAGAAAATCGTTCTTCACCTTATTCCTTCAGGAGTACTCCACTCTCACTGTACTTCAGTGATTGGTCATGGTGTTGTCTTCGACCCTGAAGCCTTTATGGTTGAAATGGAGAATGTTTCAAACTCTGGAATCAATCTCACGAGTGAGAATCTAAAGATCTCATCAAATTGTTCAATCATTACTTACTACAATAAGCTTTTAGATGGTCAAAGAGAAGCCAAGGGTCCAGTTAAGATTGGAACAACCGGAAAAGGTATTGGACCAACTTATGAAGATAAAATTTCAAGAAAAGGAATTAAGCTTCGAGATCTTTTTGATTTAGACATACTAACAACAAAGCTTGAAGCAAATCTCATTGAAAAAGAAGCTCTTTTTAAAAATCTCTATAGATGTGACTACCCTAGCGCACAAGAAGAAGCGAAAAGACTCTATGAACTAGGTAAAAAGATTAAACCATTTGCAACTGACACATTCAGTTTTCTCGATCAATCAATTCGTGAAAATAAGAAACTTCTCTATGAAGGTGCACAAGGAGTACTCTTGGATATTGACTATGGTTCTTATCCTTTTGTTACTTCTTCAAATACATCTTGTGGTGGGATCTACACAGGAGCAGGTCTTCCAGGAAAATCGATTTCAGAAGTCTTGGGTATCACAAAGGCCTATACGACAAGAGTTGGCGAGGGACCTTTTCCAACTGAGTTATTTGATGATGTTGGTGAATTTATTCAAACAAAAGGTGGAGAATTTGGAGCAACGACTGGCCGAAAAAGACGATGTGGCTGGCTAGATCTTCCACTTCTCAAGTACACGGTAAAAGCATCTAATCTAACATCTATCGCGCTGACAAAAGTCGATGTTTTAAGTGGAATGGATACTCTTAAAGTTTGTTATGCCTATGAATACGAAGGTGAAACAATTGACTGTGCTTATCCTGGTATCGATCTCTCTAAAGTGAAACCACTTTATAAAAAAATGAAATGCTTCAGTGATGACTTTAAGTCAGACACTCTCTCAAAAGAATTGGAAGACTATATTAAAGAGGTTGAACAATTCATTGAAATCCCCGTTGGAATTATTGCTTACGGGCCTGAGAGAAGTGAAATTAAATTCAGAAAAGACTACTTCTAG
- a CDS encoding hydroxyacid dehydrogenase, with protein MKPFIVVSDGMDKDVFANLQEQAEFEVHPKAKLTQDELKELLPKVNALVIRSATTVDAELLKSAPNLKYVIRAGEGTDNIDKVKCEELGVKVSNTPGANNNSAAEHAIALMMTVLRKTAYAHSTMKNGGWDKSKYTGLELANKKIGVVGFGRIGQIVAKRLSGFEPEVLFFDPFLEKSDIPYATKAKDLEEIFSTCDVITLHTPLMDSTRGLVDEKLLGLMKPDSVLVNASRGGIVNEEALFNILNEGKIRGAGFDVYATEPLEENSKLRTLENLVMTPHLGAATEEAQIRVGAMAFDQLKEFFLNENLVNEVKA; from the coding sequence ATGAAACCGTTTATCGTTGTATCAGATGGAATGGACAAAGATGTTTTTGCTAATTTACAAGAACAAGCTGAATTTGAAGTTCATCCAAAAGCAAAACTCACACAAGACGAATTAAAAGAACTGCTTCCTAAAGTAAATGCTCTCGTCATTCGTTCAGCGACAACAGTTGATGCAGAATTACTGAAAAGTGCACCTAACCTCAAGTATGTTATCCGTGCTGGAGAAGGAACTGATAATATCGATAAAGTGAAATGTGAAGAATTAGGAGTTAAAGTTTCAAATACTCCAGGTGCTAATAACAACTCAGCCGCAGAGCACGCCATTGCTCTTATGATGACAGTTTTAAGAAAGACGGCCTATGCCCACTCTACGATGAAAAATGGTGGATGGGATAAATCAAAATATACAGGTTTAGAATTGGCCAATAAGAAAATTGGTGTCGTTGGATTTGGTCGTATTGGTCAGATCGTGGCGAAGAGACTTTCTGGGTTTGAGCCAGAAGTTCTTTTCTTCGACCCGTTCCTTGAAAAATCAGATATTCCTTATGCGACAAAAGCAAAAGACCTTGAAGAAATCTTCTCAACTTGTGATGTGATTACTCTTCACACTCCTTTAATGGATAGTACGAGAGGACTAGTTGATGAAAAACTTCTAGGACTAATGAAACCAGATTCAGTCCTTGTGAACGCCTCTCGTGGTGGAATTGTTAATGAAGAAGCTCTCTTTAACATTCTGAATGAAGGAAAAATCAGAGGTGCTGGATTTGATGTTTATGCAACAGAGCCACTTGAAGAAAACTCTAAACTTAGAACTCTAGAAAACCTTGTTATGACTCCGCATTTAGGTGCTGCAACAGAAGAGGCGCAAATTAGAGTTGGGGCCATGGCCTTTGATCAATTAAAAGAATTCTTCCTTAACGAAAACCTCGTTAACGAAGTAAAGGCCTAA
- the feoB gene encoding ferrous iron transport protein B, producing MSTVLLLGCPNSGKTALFNMLSGANRKVANYSGITVDTATAALRSNKKNEKQINIVDLPGIYSLVPSSIDEAVTVSTLVKENPRLKEYDEVVVVIDLTRLEASLALALALKDFYEGNIKVIFNKSDIEVAKNLDLEGLGKNLNVPFIITSTIKGNEKELDAFLRNNLADKPVSLSKKIILSEESSSYNPFDTDYNSNEFIDLGHNEVDTLAIVESYQRKSRDLKANYTIANHDNYIKTTNRIDNLILHPFFGGVVFLGIFYFIFHALYTFSGPIMDFIDENIGALGEFVAATLPEGMLNSFLVDGVIAGVGGVVIFLPQIMILFFLLSLLEQSGYIARASILTDKIMSYFGLNGKAFLPYMSGFACSVPAIMATRTIADKKERLATLMTIPLITCSARLPVYILLIGTFIPEKTVLGVFNLQALSFFFLYFLGSIVALIMAKIFRLTLYKGKTNSFIIELPLYNRPSFKTAMKSSVLKGKVFLKKAGTIILALSMVIWVLSTFPKVDDSKLEGMTEAQQASYSLEYSTMGRLGKTIEPVIEPLGYNWKMGIGILVAFGARELFVSTLGTIYALGDVDEESTTLRERLQSEINPVTGKPVFNFAVAWSLLIFFAFAAQCISTLAIVKRETESWKSVLGMTAYLTLLAYGGAFLTYQLLI from the coding sequence ATGAGTACAGTTTTACTACTGGGCTGCCCAAACTCTGGGAAGACAGCTCTCTTTAACATGCTCTCAGGAGCAAACAGAAAAGTTGCCAATTATTCAGGAATTACAGTCGACACAGCAACTGCTGCATTAAGAAGTAATAAGAAGAATGAAAAGCAAATCAACATTGTTGACCTACCAGGAATTTATAGTTTAGTTCCCTCATCAATTGATGAAGCTGTTACGGTCTCGACTCTTGTCAAAGAAAACCCAAGACTAAAAGAATATGATGAAGTTGTCGTTGTTATTGACTTAACAAGACTTGAAGCTTCTCTCGCTTTAGCCCTGGCCCTAAAGGACTTCTACGAAGGTAATATCAAAGTTATCTTTAATAAATCAGATATTGAAGTTGCTAAAAACCTCGACCTAGAAGGACTTGGAAAAAACTTAAATGTTCCTTTTATCATTACAAGTACGATCAAAGGAAACGAAAAAGAACTCGACGCCTTTCTAAGAAATAATCTTGCAGATAAACCAGTTTCTCTATCTAAAAAGATTATTCTTTCTGAAGAGTCTAGTAGCTATAACCCATTTGATACTGACTATAACAGCAACGAATTTATTGACCTAGGACATAACGAAGTTGATACTCTGGCCATTGTTGAATCTTACCAACGAAAGTCTCGTGATCTTAAGGCCAATTACACAATTGCCAATCACGATAATTATATTAAAACGACAAATAGAATCGACAATCTAATTCTCCATCCATTCTTTGGAGGAGTAGTTTTCCTCGGTATCTTTTACTTCATCTTTCACGCTCTTTATACATTTTCAGGTCCTATCATGGACTTTATTGATGAGAATATTGGAGCTCTTGGAGAATTTGTCGCTGCAACTCTTCCAGAGGGAATGCTCAATAGCTTTCTCGTAGATGGAGTTATTGCGGGTGTAGGAGGAGTCGTTATCTTCCTTCCACAAATTATGATTCTCTTCTTTCTTTTAAGCCTTCTTGAGCAATCAGGATATATTGCAAGAGCATCAATCCTAACAGACAAGATCATGAGTTACTTTGGTCTTAACGGAAAGGCCTTCCTTCCGTATATGTCGGGTTTTGCTTGTTCAGTTCCAGCAATCATGGCCACAAGAACAATTGCCGACAAGAAAGAGAGACTTGCAACGTTAATGACGATTCCACTCATTACATGTTCTGCAAGACTTCCAGTTTACATTCTTCTCATTGGTACTTTTATTCCAGAAAAAACTGTACTTGGAGTCTTTAATCTTCAGGCCCTTTCTTTTTTCTTTCTATACTTTCTAGGAAGTATCGTTGCTTTAATTATGGCAAAGATTTTCAGATTGACTCTTTATAAAGGGAAGACGAATTCATTTATCATTGAGCTTCCTCTTTATAATAGACCTTCATTTAAAACGGCAATGAAATCCTCTGTCTTAAAAGGAAAGGTTTTCTTAAAGAAAGCAGGAACAATCATACTTGCCCTATCAATGGTGATCTGGGTTCTCTCAACTTTCCCTAAAGTCGATGATTCAAAGCTTGAGGGCATGACAGAAGCACAACAAGCGTCTTACAGTCTTGAATATTCAACGATGGGTCGCCTTGGTAAAACAATCGAGCCTGTTATCGAACCACTTGGTTATAATTGGAAAATGGGAATCGGAATTCTTGTTGCCTTTGGTGCGAGAGAACTTTTCGTTTCAACACTTGGAACAATTTATGCTCTTGGAGATGTTGATGAAGAATCAACGACACTAAGAGAGCGATTGCAATCAGAAATTAATCCAGTGACTGGTAAGCCAGTATTTAATTTTGCCGTTGCTTGGTCTCTATTAATTTTCTTTGCTTTTGCAGCTCAGTGTATTTCAACTCTGGCCATTGTAAAAAGAGAAACAGAATCATGGAAAAGTGTATTAGGAATGACTGCATACCTAACTCTTCTTGCTTACGGCGGAGCCTTTCTGACCTATCAATTACTCATTTAA
- a CDS encoding FeoA family protein: protein MVLSKIKKGQIVKIKSFNDAFDAKALMVGVGLLPGDEVTIISQSFLGSPLTIRLKHGELIAMRTKQAELINVEVIAG from the coding sequence ATGGTCCTTTCCAAAATCAAAAAAGGTCAGATTGTAAAAATCAAATCATTCAACGATGCTTTCGATGCCAAAGCACTTATGGTTGGAGTTGGTCTTTTACCTGGTGACGAAGTTACTATCATTAGCCAATCTTTCTTAGGCTCTCCACTTACCATTCGATTGAAACATGGTGAACTCATTGCGATGAGAACGAAACAAGCTGAACTAATTAACGTTGAAGTGATTGCAGGATAA
- a CDS encoding deoxycytidylate deaminase, with protein sequence MDQLESFENKKEYEFNFIEPSSALNWDEYFMLQAMMASFKSKDPATKVGCVFVDENNHQITFGYNGFVAGIDESSLPWGKDKTAPLEYQKYGYVVHAEANAILHSTRGLSNSRCYVTLFPCHECAKLLASSKVKEVIYLSDKHVGTESNRISKRIFELCGIQYRRLELQDRVLVELSQHLQALVQS encoded by the coding sequence ATGGATCAATTAGAAAGCTTTGAAAATAAAAAAGAATATGAATTCAACTTTATCGAACCCTCAAGTGCTCTGAACTGGGACGAATACTTCATGCTTCAAGCAATGATGGCAAGTTTCAAATCCAAAGATCCTGCAACTAAAGTTGGATGCGTCTTCGTTGACGAAAACAATCATCAAATCACCTTTGGCTATAACGGCTTTGTCGCTGGTATTGACGAATCGAGCCTTCCTTGGGGCAAAGATAAGACTGCCCCTTTAGAGTATCAAAAATATGGATATGTCGTGCACGCTGAGGCGAACGCCATCCTTCACTCAACAAGAGGCCTATCAAATTCAAGATGTTATGTAACACTTTTTCCTTGCCACGAGTGCGCTAAGCTTCTTGCCAGCTCAAAAGTTAAAGAAGTTATCTATCTTTCAGACAAACATGTTGGGACTGAGTCCAACCGCATCTCAAAAAGAATTTTTGAGTTATGTGGAATTCAATATCGACGCCTTGAGCTACAAGACAGAGTCCTAGTTGAGCTAAGTCAACATTTACAGGCCCTCGTCCAAAGCTAA
- a CDS encoding CoA-binding protein, which yields MSSEKVIILGASDCVDRYSYKAMKMLEDHGHETILVHPKLSEIEGRKVFSSLSELKGKYDTLTVYVNSKISSQLKDEILKLDVGRVIFNPGTENDFLESELTKNNISTERACTLVLLSTDQF from the coding sequence GTGAGTAGTGAAAAAGTTATTATTCTTGGTGCTTCGGACTGTGTTGATCGCTATTCTTATAAAGCGATGAAGATGCTTGAAGACCATGGGCATGAGACGATTTTAGTCCATCCAAAACTCAGTGAGATTGAAGGGAGAAAAGTATTCTCTTCTCTGAGTGAACTGAAAGGAAAGTACGACACTCTTACTGTTTATGTAAATTCTAAAATTAGCTCGCAGTTAAAAGATGAAATATTAAAGTTGGATGTAGGAAGAGTTATTTTTAATCCAGGCACTGAAAATGATTTTTTAGAAAGTGAACTCACTAAGAATAATATTTCTACTGAAAGAGCTTGTACTCTCGTTCTTCTATCGACAGACCAGTTTTAA